From Bacillus sp. Bos-x628, the proteins below share one genomic window:
- a CDS encoding endolytic transglycosylase MltG — protein MTKKSIQTFAAGMILATGVLAIVFFLTGKDEAEADTTTKETLAAKVTEADVKSYLDSKKEVSVSRDTYQQLLDYKEKALKASEDGDAKSDQTADKQKGKSIKVVIKNGMSTSDVSDMLEKEGIINSSKDFNDYVIDAGYHKEIRAGKFNLKTGMTFKQIVKALTK, from the coding sequence ATGACGAAAAAAAGCATCCAAACTTTTGCAGCAGGTATGATCCTTGCAACAGGTGTTCTTGCAATCGTATTTTTCCTTACTGGAAAAGATGAAGCAGAAGCGGACACGACAACAAAAGAAACACTTGCAGCTAAAGTCACAGAAGCTGATGTAAAAAGCTATTTAGATTCAAAAAAAGAGGTATCTGTAAGCCGTGATACCTATCAGCAGCTTCTTGATTATAAAGAAAAAGCGCTGAAAGCAAGTGAAGACGGTGATGCAAAGAGTGACCAAACAGCGGACAAGCAAAAAGGCAAATCCATAAAAGTCGTGATTAAAAATGGCATGAGCACAAGTGATGTTTCAGACATGCTTGAAAAAGAGGGAATCATTAACTCGTCTAAAGATTTTAATGATTACGTGATTGATGCAGGCTATCATAAAGAAATTCGAGCAGGCAAATTCAATTTAAAAACAGGTATGACGTTCAAACAAATTGTTAAAGCCTTAACAAAATAA
- the rpmG gene encoding 50S ribosomal protein L33 — protein MRVNITLACTECGERNYITKKNKRNNPDRVEFKKYCSRDKKQTLHRETK, from the coding sequence ATGCGCGTCAATATTACTCTAGCTTGCACTGAATGCGGTGAGCGTAACTATATTACTAAAAAGAATAAGCGAAACAATCCAGATCGCGTTGAATTCAAAAAGTATTGCTCACGTGATAAAAAACAAACTTTACATCGTGAAACAAAGTAA
- a CDS encoding 5-formyltetrahydrofolate cyclo-ligase, whose translation MKKELRLQTLAMLDQLSSEEFERKTASLYKHLFQLTAWNQAKTIGLTMSRGREVPTGPLIETAWQEGKTVCVPTCFPANKQMTFYEYTPQTKMNSSYFGLMEPDPSVSTAVDKTAIDLMIVPGVCFDQKGYRIGYGGGYYDRYLLDYQGVTLAICLSVQQIEHVPIEDHDIPVSLIVSEKGAHVTTLYEK comes from the coding sequence GTGAAAAAAGAGCTGAGGCTTCAAACATTAGCAATGCTTGACCAACTGAGTTCTGAGGAGTTTGAGCGTAAAACGGCGTCTCTTTATAAGCATTTGTTTCAATTAACGGCATGGAATCAGGCAAAGACTATCGGTCTGACCATGTCAAGAGGAAGAGAAGTGCCAACAGGGCCTCTGATCGAAACGGCTTGGCAGGAGGGAAAAACAGTTTGTGTGCCGACTTGTTTCCCAGCAAATAAGCAAATGACGTTTTATGAGTATACGCCGCAAACAAAGATGAATTCCAGTTATTTTGGACTAATGGAACCAGATCCAAGTGTCTCAACTGCTGTCGACAAGACAGCGATTGATTTGATGATCGTACCTGGCGTATGTTTTGATCAAAAAGGCTATCGTATAGGTTATGGAGGCGGTTACTATGACCGCTATTTACTTGATTATCAAGGCGTAACGCTTGCTATCTGCCTTTCTGTCCAACAAATTGAACATGTCCCGATTGAAGACCACGATATTCCAGTGTCACTCATTGTCAGTGAAAAAGGCGCACATGTTACAACGTTATATGAAAAGTAA
- a CDS encoding rhomboid family intramembrane serine protease: protein MNAIDSLFWRVVDELREKGYEMIQSPYPEEEIFFEAPRNTGYDLIRLYRKDVNFRQEIVRDIQEQSHRMNQLRESMRKRSLHLLQLQFTSEYPVDDWQDLNGQPRKDHQVTITPVLLDETIFKHDVNELKKWLNTSLSIDVDQVNKDTAEDVMRLKMEVLQAFEVQQKQREQELAVFQNGRPIFTYMFIAIQVVMFLLLELSGGSTNTATLTAFGAKNNALILDGEWWRLITPMFLHIGLTHLLFNTFALWSVGAAVEKIYGSGRFLIIYLISGIFGTIASFVFNTAIAAGASGAIFGCLGALLYLTISNRQLFFRTMGTNIIVIILINLGIGFTVSGIDNAGHLGGLVGGFLAALAVRLPKQAHPVKMVLASVLLVLIGAFGFYTGLHSDDQKEAAATSEAASLFDQKNYREASKRLSQYVDQKNASAEALHLYALSEAQLGHLERAIHYLEKSLKKDPNEPNKLYHLSLLYAEAGDARNAEDQIEEALKQDPHNKQFLKLKQYIETR from the coding sequence ATGAATGCAATAGATAGTTTATTTTGGCGAGTAGTTGATGAATTAAGAGAAAAAGGATATGAGATGATCCAAAGTCCTTATCCTGAGGAAGAGATTTTTTTTGAAGCGCCGCGAAACACGGGATACGATCTCATTCGTCTATATAGAAAAGATGTGAACTTTAGACAGGAGATTGTTCGTGATATACAAGAGCAGTCGCATCGAATGAATCAACTGAGAGAATCGATGCGTAAGCGGTCTCTTCATCTTTTGCAACTTCAGTTCACCTCTGAATATCCAGTAGATGATTGGCAAGATTTAAATGGTCAGCCGCGTAAAGACCATCAGGTAACGATTACCCCAGTTTTACTGGATGAGACCATATTTAAACATGATGTAAATGAGCTGAAGAAATGGTTAAATACTTCACTTTCAATTGATGTAGACCAAGTGAATAAAGATACAGCTGAAGATGTGATGCGCCTCAAAATGGAGGTACTTCAAGCGTTTGAAGTACAACAAAAACAGCGTGAACAAGAACTGGCTGTTTTTCAAAATGGCAGACCGATATTCACTTACATGTTCATTGCGATTCAAGTCGTCATGTTTCTGCTGCTTGAGCTATCGGGAGGGAGTACAAATACGGCAACATTGACAGCATTTGGTGCTAAAAATAATGCGCTTATCTTAGATGGTGAATGGTGGCGTCTCATCACACCTATGTTTCTGCACATTGGTCTCACGCATTTGCTGTTTAATACATTTGCCCTCTGGTCTGTTGGAGCGGCAGTTGAGAAAATCTATGGTTCAGGAAGATTTTTGATCATCTACTTGATTTCTGGCATATTTGGTACAATTGCTAGTTTTGTGTTTAACACGGCGATTGCTGCTGGTGCATCAGGAGCAATCTTTGGCTGTTTAGGGGCTTTGCTATATTTAACGATCTCTAACCGTCAGCTTTTCTTTCGCACGATGGGAACGAACATCATTGTCATTATTCTGATCAATTTGGGAATAGGTTTCACCGTATCAGGGATTGATAATGCTGGACATCTTGGGGGGCTAGTTGGCGGATTTTTAGCTGCTTTAGCTGTTCGTCTGCCTAAACAGGCTCATCCTGTCAAAATGGTTCTTGCCAGCGTACTTCTTGTGTTGATTGGTGCTTTTGGGTTTTATACAGGACTTCATTCTGATGATCAAAAGGAGGCAGCCGCAACAAGTGAAGCAGCCAGTTTATTTGATCAGAAGAACTATCGTGAGGCAAGTAAACGGCTCTCACAATATGTAGATCAAAAGAACGCATCCGCCGAAGCACTTCATCTTTATGCACTGTCTGAAGCACAGCTTGGTCATCTTGAAAGGGCCATACATTACTTGGAAAAGTCGCTTAAAAAAGATCCCAATGAACCTAATAAACTGTATCATTTGTCATTATTGTACGCAGAAGCAGGAGATGCAAGAAATGCAGAAGATCAGATTGAAGAGGCTCTAAAACAAGACCCTCACAATAAGCAATTCCTAAAACTAAAACAATATATTGAAACACGTTGA
- a CDS encoding YqgQ family protein: protein MKTLYDVQQLLMRFGNYVYFGDREVELEFMADELKEMYTNGIIDRTEWSSAMTVLQMELAKLNSRTM from the coding sequence ATGAAAACGTTATATGATGTACAGCAACTGCTCATGAGATTTGGAAATTATGTATATTTCGGAGACCGTGAAGTGGAATTAGAGTTTATGGCTGATGAATTGAAGGAAATGTACACAAATGGAATCATTGACCGTACAGAATGGTCTAGTGCAATGACAGTCCTTCAAATGGAACTGGCTAAATTGAATAGTAGAACAATGTGA
- a CDS encoding ROK family glucokinase, whose translation MTGDWFVGVDLGGTTIKLAFINVYGEIQHKWEILTDKTGQTITVDIAKSIDHKLIEISMPKSSLIGIGMGAPGPVDKVSGIVYKTTNLGWTNYPLKDHLEAETGLPSVIENDANIAALGEMWKGAGDGAKNILMVTLGTGVGGGIIVNGEVVQGETGAGGEIGHICAVPFQGAPCNCGRTGCIETIASATGIVRLTKEMLETNQHMSSLSSFSSLTAKDVFEAANRGDDLAMRVVDEVTAHLGLVLANLASALNPTKIVIGGGVSKAGELLRSKVERVVKHHAFPPCAEDVEVVIASLGNDAGVIGGAWMAKNKWLS comes from the coding sequence ATGACAGGGGATTGGTTTGTAGGAGTTGATCTTGGGGGGACTACCATTAAGCTTGCGTTTATCAATGTCTATGGTGAAATTCAGCATAAGTGGGAAATCCTTACGGATAAAACTGGGCAGACAATCACAGTGGATATTGCAAAATCGATTGATCATAAACTCATTGAGATCAGTATGCCGAAATCATCCCTCATCGGCATAGGAATGGGAGCACCTGGTCCAGTAGATAAAGTATCAGGAATTGTCTATAAAACAACGAATCTTGGCTGGACAAACTATCCCTTGAAAGACCATTTGGAGGCGGAAACTGGATTACCATCTGTCATTGAAAATGATGCCAATATTGCCGCACTCGGTGAAATGTGGAAAGGTGCTGGAGATGGAGCCAAAAATATTCTAATGGTCACGTTAGGCACTGGCGTCGGTGGTGGTATTATTGTGAACGGAGAAGTCGTTCAAGGTGAAACGGGTGCTGGCGGAGAAATTGGACATATATGCGCAGTGCCATTTCAGGGAGCGCCGTGTAATTGCGGGAGAACAGGTTGTATAGAAACCATTGCATCTGCAACCGGTATTGTGAGGCTTACAAAGGAAATGTTAGAAACAAACCAGCATATGTCTTCACTTAGTTCATTCTCCTCGCTGACAGCAAAGGATGTGTTTGAGGCGGCAAATAGGGGGGATGACCTTGCAATGCGTGTCGTTGATGAAGTAACGGCACATCTTGGTCTTGTACTAGCTAATCTAGCCAGTGCCTTAAACCCAACGAAAATCGTCATCGGCGGCGGTGTATCTAAAGCAGGAGAGCTTCTCCGCAGTAAAGTAGAGCGCGTAGTGAAACATCATGCATTTCCTCCTTGTGCAGAGGATGTCGAGGTGGTCATTGCATCACTTGGTAATGATGCAGGAGTCATTGGCGGTGCATGGATGGCAAAAAACAAATGGCTGTCTTGA
- a CDS encoding LTA synthase family protein yields MRKKRLKSISFLLIATLFMWVKTYVVYKSSFNIKIENFMQEFILFINPLSFLLFIFGIGLFFKEKNRNRYIIVTSFILTLILLANIVFYRFYSDFLTIPVLFQTNNMGDLGSSITSLIEPVDFLMFVDIIIFIWLYKRQPSFRTDLTISRKERAAYYLFVAATFFFNLGLAEMERPELLTRSFDREMLVKNISLYNFHIYDGVLQSKQSAQRALADSNSLTEIENYVRANKVDRNEKTFGQAKGRNVILVSLESTQSFVINEKLNGKEITPFLNKLIKKSYNFNNFYHQTGQGKTSDSEFIVDNSLYPLGRGAVFFTNPSNEYTATPELLKDEGYHSSVIHANNKSFWNRDLIYDSFGYDKFFDIKSFDVNDENSVGWGLKDVPFFEQSVELMKSIPQPFYTRLITLTNHFPFDLDEEDKLIDEYDSTSKTLNKYFPTVRYQDEALKRFFKKMKEAGLYDNSIFVLYGDHYGISENHNEAMGQFLNKEITPFEEVQLQKVPFIIHIPGITDQHPKEIDTVGGQVDIRPTVLNLLGIDTSNQIQFGQDLLSKDTNDFTVLRDGSFITKDSIFTDGVCYNKETGEPRDDESVCKPYEEKAKQELQFSDQIIYGDLLRFYEHDRLGDHSPSKNKGEQKLKKAS; encoded by the coding sequence ATGCGAAAGAAAAGATTAAAGTCGATTTCATTTTTACTGATTGCGACATTGTTTATGTGGGTCAAAACCTACGTCGTCTATAAATCTAGTTTTAATATCAAAATTGAAAATTTCATGCAGGAGTTTATCCTGTTTATTAACCCCCTTAGCTTTCTCTTGTTTATCTTCGGTATCGGTTTATTTTTCAAAGAAAAAAATCGTAATCGATACATTATCGTGACTAGTTTTATCTTGACATTGATTTTGTTAGCCAACATTGTATTTTATCGATTTTATAGTGATTTTCTTACCATCCCCGTCCTATTTCAAACAAACAACATGGGTGACCTCGGGTCAAGTATTACCTCTTTAATTGAACCAGTCGATTTTCTGATGTTCGTTGATATCATCATTTTCATTTGGCTATATAAAAGACAGCCATCTTTTAGAACGGATCTCACGATTTCACGAAAGGAACGAGCAGCCTATTATTTATTTGTTGCAGCCACTTTCTTTTTTAACCTTGGTTTAGCTGAAATGGAGAGACCGGAGCTGTTAACTCGATCATTTGACCGTGAAATGCTTGTGAAAAATATTAGTTTATACAATTTCCATATTTATGATGGTGTGTTGCAGTCAAAGCAGTCTGCACAAAGGGCGCTTGCTGACAGCAATAGTTTAACTGAAATTGAGAACTATGTGAGGGCAAATAAAGTAGACCGCAATGAAAAGACTTTTGGGCAAGCAAAAGGACGGAATGTCATTCTCGTTTCACTTGAATCTACCCAAAGCTTTGTTATAAATGAAAAACTAAATGGAAAAGAAATTACGCCATTTCTGAACAAATTAATTAAAAAAAGCTACAACTTTAATAATTTCTATCATCAAACAGGTCAGGGGAAAACATCTGATTCTGAGTTTATCGTTGATAATTCCCTATATCCACTTGGAAGAGGTGCTGTGTTTTTCACAAATCCAAGTAATGAGTACACAGCAACACCTGAGCTGTTAAAGGATGAAGGTTATCATTCATCTGTGATTCATGCGAATAACAAAAGCTTCTGGAACCGTGATTTGATCTATGATAGTTTTGGCTATGACAAGTTCTTTGATATTAAATCATTTGATGTGAATGATGAGAACTCTGTCGGCTGGGGATTAAAGGATGTTCCGTTTTTCGAGCAGTCAGTTGAATTAATGAAATCTATCCCGCAGCCTTTCTATACGAGATTGATTACATTAACCAATCACTTCCCATTTGATCTGGATGAAGAAGATAAACTCATTGATGAATATGATTCAACGAGCAAAACGTTAAACAAATATTTCCCTACCGTCCGTTATCAAGATGAAGCGCTAAAACGTTTCTTTAAAAAGATGAAGGAAGCTGGTTTATACGATAACTCCATTTTTGTTTTATATGGGGATCATTACGGCATTTCAGAAAATCATAACGAAGCAATGGGGCAATTCTTAAACAAAGAAATCACACCATTTGAAGAAGTACAACTTCAAAAAGTGCCGTTTATTATACACATACCAGGTATTACAGATCAACATCCTAAAGAAATTGATACGGTCGGAGGTCAGGTTGATATCCGTCCAACTGTGCTGAATCTTCTAGGGATTGATACAAGTAACCAGATTCAATTTGGTCAAGACTTGTTATCAAAAGATACAAATGATTTCACAGTACTTCGTGATGGAAGCTTTATTACGAAGGATAGTATTTTTACAGATGGTGTTTGCTACAATAAAGAAACTGGAGAGCCGAGAGATGATGAGTCTGTTTGTAAGCCATATGAAGAAAAAGCAAAGCAGGAGCTTCAATTCTCTGATCAAATTATCTATGGAGACCTTCTAAGATTTTATGAACATGACAGGCTGGGGGACCATTCACCATCCAAAAATAAAGGTGAACAAAAGCTAAAAAAAGCGTCCTGA
- a CDS encoding M14 family metallocarboxypeptidase produces MKTTSFGKIEWLLDADMDDLAKQLGIGKTAFHLSNQTSTNYLLLPGYRLPEGIHPIQSVYDLQAFITPYRLQQSDDWINGTYEYDSVCLKEEMRRFTEMFPFLHVNVIGYSVLGTPIYELYTEPPRHLHSIHFNASFHANEWITTSVLLKWLKSFCLAASDPVQARHHEAVRILQTTALSIVPMVNPDGVDLVRNGPESLGLTSEELKPFNGEHQDYKEWKANIRGIDLNNQFPAYWEIEYYRNQPKAPFYRDYPGDQPLTEPEAKAMATLALRKRFDRLVAIHTQGEEIYWGFLGHEPAVSKETVARFEQASGYKPIQYIDSYAGYRDWFIHQFQSEGYTVELGKGRNPLSMNQFDSIYEKTKRLFWEACKF; encoded by the coding sequence ATGAAGACAACGTCTTTTGGGAAAATTGAATGGCTGCTGGATGCTGACATGGATGATTTAGCAAAGCAGCTCGGAATCGGGAAAACGGCTTTTCATTTATCAAATCAAACAAGTACTAATTACCTTCTTCTGCCGGGGTATAGACTCCCTGAGGGGATTCATCCAATTCAATCAGTATATGATCTGCAAGCATTCATTACCCCTTATCGATTGCAGCAATCGGATGATTGGATCAATGGAACATATGAATATGACAGTGTTTGTTTAAAGGAGGAGATGAGAAGATTTACAGAAATGTTTCCTTTTCTTCATGTCAACGTCATTGGTTATTCCGTACTTGGTACACCTATTTATGAGTTATATACAGAACCACCTCGGCATTTACACTCCATTCATTTCAATGCCTCATTCCATGCAAATGAATGGATCACGACCTCTGTTTTATTAAAGTGGCTGAAATCGTTTTGCTTAGCAGCGTCTGATCCAGTTCAAGCAAGGCATCATGAAGCAGTTCGGATACTGCAAACCACCGCATTATCGATTGTGCCAATGGTCAATCCAGATGGAGTGGATTTGGTTCGTAACGGTCCAGAATCACTCGGTCTGACAAGCGAAGAATTGAAGCCGTTCAATGGCGAGCATCAAGATTATAAAGAGTGGAAGGCGAACATACGAGGGATTGACTTAAACAATCAATTTCCTGCTTACTGGGAAATTGAATATTATCGTAACCAGCCGAAGGCGCCTTTTTATAGAGATTATCCAGGTGATCAGCCGTTAACAGAACCAGAAGCAAAAGCGATGGCGACTCTTGCTTTACGCAAACGCTTTGATCGGCTTGTGGCGATTCATACACAGGGGGAAGAGATTTACTGGGGATTTCTAGGACATGAACCTGCTGTTTCAAAAGAAACCGTTGCACGATTTGAACAGGCTAGTGGTTACAAACCGATTCAATATATTGATAGCTATGCCGGCTATCGTGATTGGTTTATTCATCAATTTCAAAGTGAAGGCTATACTGTGGAGCTTGGCAAGGGAAGGAATCCTCTTTCAATGAATCAGTTTGATTCTATCTATGAAAAAACAAAGCGGCTTTTTTGGGAGGCGTGCAAGTTCTAA
- a CDS encoding MFS transporter, giving the protein MSVHRMWKRNFTYLFISKVFKITADSLSFNTILWLLVLEGKGAIGTAFFIAVSFVPQAIVGPLITPMMRPNQLKFWMCFADLTRATIMIVISICYFNGFSPLWLIIGLMLLHSSTGGSYEPASVSIIPKLVHEEVIQKANATIQSASHVVRLVTVTVCGMMIAFIGVGYTMLFIIPLYLLSALLVLLITYEAVAIIEKGKKGLSYGKRLIRGFLLVRKHHILFPLAIFCVCSNFAAAPWEALSVIYLTEELNSGPVVYSFIKVTTAAGAFLMGFILTKVKVNRYGLLFIGAGIVDGIAFFITGMNALLPLVFISAFALGAAISAVNVPEHTIIQLSVKAEDQPQVYAIINMISYLMIPLGALIGGYMATLFGSGYVIAAGGVIEAVSGICLLLFTKIGKVERTDLTLEREKHVVKAT; this is encoded by the coding sequence TTGAGTGTACATAGAATGTGGAAAAGGAATTTTACTTACTTATTTATTTCTAAAGTATTTAAAATCACTGCTGATAGTTTATCTTTTAACACCATCTTATGGCTTTTAGTGTTAGAAGGAAAAGGGGCAATTGGGACGGCTTTTTTTATTGCGGTAAGTTTTGTCCCCCAGGCGATTGTAGGTCCGCTCATCACGCCGATGATGAGACCAAATCAATTGAAATTTTGGATGTGTTTTGCTGATTTAACGCGAGCTACCATTATGATCGTCATTTCGATCTGTTATTTTAATGGTTTCTCTCCATTATGGCTGATCATTGGGTTAATGCTTCTGCATTCATCAACTGGCGGTTCCTACGAACCGGCGTCTGTATCAATTATTCCAAAGCTTGTACATGAGGAAGTGATACAAAAAGCGAATGCAACCATTCAATCGGCGAGTCATGTTGTCCGGCTTGTGACGGTTACTGTGTGTGGTATGATGATTGCTTTTATAGGTGTGGGTTATACGATGCTTTTCATCATTCCTCTTTATCTCTTGTCAGCCTTATTGGTTCTATTGATTACATATGAGGCAGTAGCTATCATTGAAAAAGGTAAAAAGGGATTATCGTACGGTAAAAGATTAATAAGGGGATTTTTACTTGTCAGAAAGCATCATATTTTGTTTCCGTTAGCCATTTTTTGTGTGTGTTCTAACTTTGCTGCCGCCCCTTGGGAAGCGTTATCTGTCATCTATTTAACGGAGGAGCTAAATAGCGGACCGGTTGTCTATTCGTTTATTAAAGTTACAACTGCGGCAGGCGCTTTTTTGATGGGATTTATATTAACAAAAGTAAAAGTGAATCGTTATGGATTACTGTTTATTGGTGCAGGCATTGTTGACGGTATTGCATTTTTTATTACGGGAATGAACGCACTATTGCCTCTTGTGTTTATATCTGCATTTGCATTAGGCGCGGCCATTAGTGCAGTCAACGTACCTGAACATACGATTATTCAATTATCAGTAAAGGCTGAGGATCAGCCTCAAGTTTATGCAATCATCAACATGATATCATATTTAATGATTCCGCTAGGTGCTCTTATTGGCGGTTATATGGCAACCCTCTTTGGTTCTGGATATGTCATTGCCGCTGGGGGAGTAATTGAAGCCGTTTCTGGTATATGTCTGCTCCTCTTCACAAAAATTGGGAAGGTAGAGAGGACAGATTTAACGCTAGAACGAGAGAAACATGTTGTTAAAGCAACGTGA
- a CDS encoding MTH1187 family thiamine-binding protein — MAIADVTIIPVGTGTPSVSEYVADVQTILEGFHKEGKIKYQLTPMNTLIEGELSVLFEVIQHIHEAPFQKGVHRVATNIRIDDRRDQTTTLESKLASVNKHFNQ; from the coding sequence ATGGCAATAGCAGATGTCACAATCATCCCTGTAGGTACAGGTACACCAAGCGTTAGTGAATATGTAGCAGATGTACAAACGATTTTAGAAGGTTTCCATAAGGAAGGGAAAATCAAATATCAGTTAACACCAATGAACACGTTAATTGAGGGCGAACTATCCGTTTTGTTTGAGGTCATTCAGCACATCCATGAGGCGCCTTTTCAAAAAGGGGTACACCGAGTAGCGACAAACATTCGCATTGATGACAGACGGGATCAAACGACAACACTTGAAAGCAAATTGGCGAGTGTGAATAAGCATTTCAATCAATAA